In one window of Halobacteriovorax sp. HLS DNA:
- the flgC gene encoding flagellar basal body rod protein FlgC yields MDLLTSLKISSSGLSANKKRMAAISSNIANTETTRTAEGGPYRRKEVVFGSEPARETFSEILEGEIDEKAQTVQATEVISTNRPPILKYNPSHPDANEQGYVAMPNINVMEEMANMISASRAYEANINAMNTTKNMAMKALEIGRN; encoded by the coding sequence ATGGATTTGTTAACATCTTTAAAAATAAGTTCATCAGGATTATCCGCTAACAAAAAGCGAATGGCCGCGATTTCCTCTAATATTGCTAATACTGAAACAACTAGGACTGCCGAAGGTGGCCCTTATAGAAGAAAAGAAGTTGTTTTTGGCTCTGAACCAGCGAGAGAAACTTTCTCTGAGATTTTAGAGGGAGAAATTGATGAAAAGGCACAAACTGTTCAAGCAACAGAGGTGATAAGTACTAACAGACCTCCGATCCTAAAGTACAATCCGTCTCACCCTGATGCGAATGAACAAGGCTATGTGGCCATGCCGAATATCAATGTAATGGAAGAAATGGCAAATATGATATCGGCCTCAAGAGCTTATGAGGCCAATATCAATGCAATGAATACGACTAAGAATATGGCCATGAAGGCCCTAGAAATTGGTCGAAACTAA
- the flgB gene encoding flagellar basal body rod protein FlgB, which produces MNLENKTIQALAASLNFRQMRQEIISSNVANAETPGYKAKKIDFESALARALDVDGKMQMNTTDERHFDVGNGGFNNLKPEIYDDPNGVVSDDGNTVDRDAELAKMAENKILYDASIQLLNKKIGLMKYAVGSSN; this is translated from the coding sequence ATGAATCTAGAGAATAAAACAATTCAAGCATTAGCTGCATCACTGAACTTCAGACAGATGCGACAAGAGATTATTTCTTCTAATGTTGCTAACGCAGAGACACCAGGTTACAAGGCCAAGAAAATTGACTTTGAATCTGCTCTTGCTAGAGCTCTAGATGTAGATGGCAAAATGCAGATGAATACAACAGATGAAAGACACTTCGATGTAGGAAATGGTGGTTTTAATAATTTGAAACCTGAAATTTACGATGATCCAAATGGTGTTGTCAGTGATGATGGAAATACTGTTGATAGAGATGCTGAGCTAGCTAAGATGGCCGAAAATAAAATTTTATATGACGCATCCATACAGCTTTTAAATAAGAAAATTGGTCTTATGAAATATGCAGTTGGTTCAAGTAACTAG
- a CDS encoding sigma-54 dependent transcriptional regulator, with product MNEFQFLHDSYDTENSSPNLPEIYLVEDDLIFGKTLKKFLQKKLNLTVNYFNDPASAIEAIDGNVGSDKFILITDITFDDGGADGLLLIDILKDKGHKFIPIVMTGFASIETAITATKKGVFHYLTKPFELDVLTSLVIKACVSKLGLKEEDFKATSKVELNQKSSKLNQSLKIESPTEEDMFCGMIGRSSKMKLVFERIQKVAQSGSTVFINGPSGTGKELIANAIHSLSLRKDNSMVSVNCGAIPGELLESELFGHEKGAFTGAISSRKGRFELADKGSIFLDEIGDMPLLLQVKLLRVLQGRVIERVGSTTTTPVDVRIITATHRNLEKHVEEGNFREDLYYRLNVIPIKVPSLCERREDIPLLISYFLSRFVSADGRNNIEFDDEALELLLSYDWPGNVRELENLMERLVILRGGSVIRATDLPIKFLERAPHYMNSYDSLITLPESGIDLKQTLSNIEDSLILQALEQTSGNKNQASKLLSMNRTTLIEKMKKKQIDLH from the coding sequence TTGAACGAATTTCAATTTCTACATGATTCATATGACACAGAAAATTCTAGTCCAAATTTACCCGAAATCTACCTCGTTGAAGATGATTTGATTTTTGGTAAGACCCTCAAAAAATTTTTACAAAAGAAATTAAATCTTACTGTTAACTACTTTAATGATCCTGCAAGCGCTATTGAAGCAATTGATGGGAATGTAGGCAGTGATAAGTTTATACTTATAACCGATATCACATTTGATGACGGAGGTGCAGATGGCCTTCTTTTAATTGATATTCTAAAAGATAAAGGTCATAAATTCATACCGATTGTGATGACTGGTTTTGCATCTATTGAAACTGCAATCACTGCAACTAAGAAAGGTGTATTCCACTATCTAACTAAACCATTTGAGTTAGATGTTTTGACGAGTCTTGTAATTAAGGCATGTGTCTCTAAGCTAGGTTTAAAGGAAGAAGATTTCAAAGCGACTTCGAAAGTTGAATTGAATCAAAAGTCTTCAAAGCTTAATCAATCTCTTAAAATAGAATCTCCTACAGAAGAAGATATGTTTTGTGGAATGATTGGACGATCCAGTAAGATGAAGCTTGTTTTTGAGAGAATTCAAAAAGTTGCACAGTCAGGATCAACTGTATTTATTAATGGTCCATCGGGAACAGGTAAAGAGTTAATTGCTAATGCTATTCATTCACTATCTTTAAGAAAAGATAACTCAATGGTTTCTGTAAACTGTGGTGCTATTCCTGGAGAGCTACTAGAAAGTGAACTCTTTGGTCATGAGAAAGGGGCCTTCACTGGTGCAATATCAAGTCGTAAAGGGCGCTTTGAACTTGCTGACAAAGGTTCAATTTTTTTAGATGAAATAGGAGATATGCCTCTACTTCTACAGGTGAAGTTATTAAGGGTTCTACAGGGACGAGTGATTGAAAGGGTTGGTAGTACAACTACAACTCCGGTTGATGTAAGAATTATCACAGCTACGCATAGAAACCTTGAAAAACATGTTGAAGAAGGAAACTTTAGAGAAGACCTTTATTATAGATTAAATGTAATTCCGATTAAGGTTCCATCTCTTTGTGAAAGAAGAGAAGATATACCGTTATTAATTTCCTACTTCTTGTCGCGATTTGTAAGTGCAGATGGAAGAAATAATATTGAATTTGATGATGAAGCTTTAGAGTTACTATTGTCATATGATTGGCCAGGTAACGTAAGGGAGCTTGAGAACTTAATGGAGAGGCTTGTGATTCTTCGTGGAGGAAGTGTCATTAGAGCAACTGATCTTCCAATTAAGTTTTTAGAAAGAGCTCCTCACTATATGAATTCTTATGACAGCTTAATAACTCTTCCTGAATCAGGAATAGATTTGAAACAGACACTTTCTAATATCGAAGACTCTTTAATTCTTCAGGCGCTTGAACAAACTTCTGGTAATAAAAATCAGGCCTCAAAACTTCTTTCAATGAATAGAACAACATTGATCGAAAAGATGAAGAAAAAACAGATCGATCTCCACTAA
- the metK gene encoding methionine adenosyltransferase, whose product MLKDYVFTSESVTEGHPDKMADQISDAVVDAMFAQDPQSRIACETMISTGMVVLAGEITSKANIDFQEVVRNKIREIGYDHSDKGFDCNTCSVMVALDKQSPDIAQGVNVGEGTFTEQGAGDQGLMFGYAINESDNFMPLTIDLSHKLAMRLSEVRKDGTLPLLRADGKTQVSAQYVDGKITRLDAIVISTQHAAEMTLKQIQEGLREEVINKIIPSHLIDNNTNIYLNPTGKFVIGGPMGDCGLTGRKIIVDTYGGHGAHGGGAFSGKDPSKVDRSAAYATRQIAKHVVAAGLADRALVQVAYAIGVARPMSLLVDCYGTEKVDINKINAAVNEIFDMTPKSIIERLDLLRPIYSETAAYGHFGRETATSFPWEKLTHLDQLKGLF is encoded by the coding sequence ATGTTAAAAGATTATGTTTTTACATCTGAATCAGTAACTGAGGGGCACCCTGATAAAATGGCCGATCAAATTTCTGATGCAGTTGTTGATGCAATGTTTGCTCAAGACCCACAATCGAGAATAGCTTGTGAGACTATGATTTCAACTGGAATGGTTGTTCTAGCTGGAGAGATTACTTCAAAAGCTAATATCGATTTCCAAGAAGTTGTTAGAAATAAAATTAGAGAAATTGGTTATGATCATTCTGATAAAGGTTTTGACTGTAATACTTGTTCTGTAATGGTTGCACTTGATAAGCAGTCTCCAGATATCGCCCAGGGTGTTAATGTTGGAGAAGGAACTTTTACTGAGCAAGGTGCTGGTGATCAAGGTTTAATGTTTGGATACGCAATTAATGAATCTGATAATTTTATGCCGTTAACTATTGATCTTTCTCACAAGTTAGCAATGAGACTTTCTGAAGTAAGAAAAGATGGAACGTTACCCCTTTTAAGAGCTGATGGTAAAACTCAGGTTTCTGCGCAATATGTAGATGGAAAGATTACGAGGCTAGATGCTATCGTTATTTCTACTCAACATGCAGCTGAGATGACTTTAAAGCAAATTCAAGAAGGATTAAGAGAAGAAGTAATTAATAAGATTATTCCTTCGCACCTGATTGATAACAATACAAATATTTACTTAAACCCAACTGGAAAATTTGTTATCGGTGGACCAATGGGTGACTGTGGATTAACAGGTAGAAAAATTATTGTTGATACTTACGGTGGTCATGGTGCTCACGGTGGTGGGGCTTTCTCTGGTAAGGATCCTTCAAAAGTAGACCGTTCCGCTGCTTATGCAACTAGACAGATCGCTAAGCACGTTGTTGCTGCAGGTCTAGCTGATAGAGCTTTAGTTCAGGTTGCTTATGCAATTGGTGTTGCTAGACCAATGTCACTATTGGTTGATTGCTACGGAACTGAAAAAGTTGATATTAACAAAATTAATGCTGCAGTTAATGAAATCTTTGATATGACTCCTAAGTCTATCATTGAAAGACTAGACCTATTGAGACCAATCTATTCTGAAACTGCTGCTTACGGACATTTTGGTCGTGAAACAGCAACTTCTTTCCCGTGGGAAAAGCTAACTCACTTAGATCAACTAAAAGGTCTATTCTAG
- the fliG gene encoding flagellar motor switch protein FliG, producing the protein MSEQGLEPDVEYSLLSGQDKAAILLSSLGVTTTQLIFSHMRDNDVKRMINAMSSIKKASIWMIKRVLEEFYSHLNEENDLLFSENRGRDFIINALGEDRAKQLLGQIVDVGTSNTLESLELVDTRTLANFLINEHPQTIALIIAHLNAERKVDVLRRLPEGLQAEVVLRVSNLDYVSPELIAQLDDVLKTELSTLGSIDTNQLGGVEPIADMLNLMDKNSEKNIMGRVEEKDPELAEEIRKLMFVFEDLVYVDDKGIQSLLKEVDQQKLVIALKTAPEEIRAKLFKNMSNRAAGLLQEDLDALGPTKLSDVEKAQAEIVQKCKELESQGKAFISRGGDGDALV; encoded by the coding sequence ATGTCAGAACAAGGTTTAGAACCAGATGTAGAGTATTCGTTATTATCAGGACAAGATAAGGCCGCAATCTTATTAAGTTCGCTAGGTGTAACAACTACTCAGTTAATTTTCTCTCATATGCGTGACAATGACGTTAAGAGAATGATTAATGCGATGTCTTCTATTAAGAAAGCATCTATTTGGATGATAAAAAGAGTTCTTGAAGAGTTCTACTCTCACTTAAACGAAGAAAATGACTTACTCTTTTCAGAAAACAGAGGGAGAGATTTTATAATCAATGCTCTTGGTGAAGATAGAGCAAAGCAACTTCTTGGTCAAATTGTTGATGTTGGAACTTCAAATACTCTAGAGTCTTTAGAACTTGTGGATACTAGAACTCTAGCTAACTTCTTGATTAATGAGCATCCGCAAACAATTGCTCTGATTATTGCTCACTTAAATGCTGAGAGAAAAGTAGATGTTTTGAGAAGACTTCCTGAAGGACTACAGGCCGAAGTTGTATTGAGAGTGTCTAACTTAGATTATGTATCTCCTGAACTTATTGCACAACTTGATGATGTACTTAAAACAGAACTTAGTACTCTTGGGTCGATTGATACTAATCAACTTGGTGGTGTTGAGCCAATTGCAGATATGCTTAACCTTATGGATAAGAACTCTGAGAAAAATATCATGGGTAGAGTTGAAGAGAAAGATCCTGAACTTGCTGAAGAGATTCGTAAGCTTATGTTCGTATTTGAAGACCTTGTTTACGTTGATGATAAAGGTATTCAATCTCTTCTTAAAGAGGTTGATCAACAAAAACTTGTTATTGCACTTAAGACAGCGCCTGAAGAGATTAGGGCAAAGTTATTTAAAAATATGTCAAATAGGGCCGCAGGGCTTCTGCAAGAAGATCTTGATGCGCTTGGACCAACAAAGCTTTCGGATGTTGAGAAAGCTCAAGCTGAAATTGTTCAGAAGTGTAAGGAACTTGAGTCTCAAGGTAAAGCATTTATCTCTAGAGGTGGAGATGGAGATGCTCTTGTTTAA
- a CDS encoding FliH/SctL family protein, with product MANNNELFGEVSEYEFHAFSPNDDVSGKARNFEFKEIGQLTPAQTNNLEVAIKTERVNAEKSDFQISPIVKEHRGINKQVLKEREVRIEEEVKRRVAAIQENAYKAGFEEGVQNGRDEVFAQNKLASEEKLQNLTNMIVEVLHTRSEILLTQKKQIYGLVRNLTKWIVLRELKDDGQYIENLLEKLITEIQTKSNLLIHVDQKSFEQMPDVLQTVQEKLGELHNVRVEIDYDIEGPGIVLECDKGILNGSINQQMKSLDKLFEPVGLLQDEVMTYSEVQNPETASLDKVVENLVQDDDSDSEES from the coding sequence GTGGCAAATAATAATGAACTATTTGGTGAAGTATCAGAATATGAGTTTCACGCATTTTCTCCTAATGATGATGTTTCTGGAAAAGCAAGAAATTTTGAATTTAAAGAGATTGGTCAATTAACACCTGCGCAAACAAATAATTTAGAAGTTGCTATTAAGACTGAAAGAGTTAATGCTGAAAAGTCCGACTTTCAGATATCTCCAATTGTTAAAGAGCATAGAGGTATTAATAAGCAAGTTCTTAAAGAACGCGAAGTTAGAATTGAAGAAGAAGTTAAAAGAAGAGTTGCTGCAATTCAAGAAAATGCTTATAAGGCAGGATTTGAAGAAGGTGTTCAAAACGGAAGAGATGAAGTTTTTGCACAAAATAAACTTGCTTCTGAAGAAAAATTACAGAATCTTACAAATATGATTGTCGAAGTGCTACACACACGCTCAGAGATCCTACTCACACAAAAGAAACAGATCTATGGTCTTGTTAGGAATCTAACAAAGTGGATTGTTTTAAGAGAACTTAAGGACGATGGACAATATATTGAGAATCTACTTGAAAAATTGATCACAGAAATTCAAACCAAATCAAACCTTCTCATTCATGTTGATCAGAAGTCTTTTGAACAAATGCCTGATGTTCTTCAGACTGTTCAAGAGAAGCTAGGTGAACTCCACAATGTTAGAGTTGAAATTGATTATGATATCGAAGGTCCAGGAATCGTCCTAGAGTGTGATAAGGGAATCTTAAATGGTTCTATTAATCAACAGATGAAAAGTTTAGATAAGCTATTTGAACCTGTTGGTCTTCTGCAGGATGAGGTTATGACTTACTCAGAAGTTCAAAATCCAGAAACAGCTAGTTTAGATAAAGTTGTTGAGAACTTAGTACAGGATGACGATAGTGACTCAGAAGAATCCTAA
- the fliF gene encoding flagellar basal-body MS-ring/collar protein FliF produces the protein MQDFLEKIIRNFTEFFNSLDASKKIGLVTIASFIVACFIGIVIWASKTRLDVLYTDLNREDSKKIAVLLEEKKIPYEMSNDGKTISIPEDLINKWRLEIATLGVNFSGSVGYEVFDKQSFGTTSFVQKVNKQRALEGELIKTIKYIRGVKRARVHLSIPESSPFVSEKKAPTASVVVDLERGVTLTTNEIKGIASLVASSIDGMRNENVVILDDRGKKLSENIGDQMTAYTANRMALEAKVNRQYEKQIEEILAKVVGQGKVIAKVTVNLDFTESISTKTEFDSENKAVLSEVSNNQKLKGSRPSPQGIPGARSNLPGEQPQPGIPETSNNVDKSLTTRNYNVPSKVTKSKNPTAGIRKVSAAVMIDGRRVQVKGADGVMSSQYERWSEADLANFSAIVSSTLGIDAKRGDQIVIKNMEFAQEDMASIEALMREKANRELIKNIVKYLTVGLAITLFFFLVVRPFIQWITDNTVETVEDFLPKTLEELEKVQANQKLPGLEDALPQIEEKLNPEKIEGNMLREKIISLVEGNPAKAAQVIHEIIHSQESDKQIA, from the coding sequence TTGCAAGATTTTTTAGAAAAGATCATAAGGAATTTCACAGAATTTTTTAATAGCTTAGATGCTAGTAAGAAAATAGGACTTGTTACAATAGCTTCGTTTATTGTTGCGTGTTTTATTGGAATAGTTATTTGGGCCTCGAAGACTCGTTTAGATGTTCTTTACACAGATCTAAATAGAGAGGACTCGAAAAAGATAGCTGTACTACTAGAAGAGAAGAAGATTCCATACGAAATGTCTAATGATGGTAAAACAATTAGTATTCCAGAAGACTTAATAAACAAATGGAGACTTGAGATCGCAACTCTTGGAGTGAATTTCTCTGGTTCTGTTGGGTATGAAGTTTTTGATAAGCAATCATTTGGAACAACATCTTTTGTACAAAAAGTTAATAAGCAAAGAGCACTAGAAGGTGAGCTTATTAAAACGATTAAGTATATTAGAGGTGTTAAAAGAGCTCGTGTTCACTTGTCGATTCCAGAATCAAGTCCTTTTGTTTCTGAAAAGAAAGCACCAACAGCGTCAGTTGTTGTTGATTTAGAAAGAGGGGTAACTCTTACAACTAACGAAATTAAAGGTATTGCTTCACTTGTTGCCAGTTCAATTGATGGAATGAGAAATGAAAATGTTGTGATCCTAGATGATAGAGGTAAGAAGTTATCTGAAAATATTGGTGACCAAATGACGGCCTATACTGCTAATAGAATGGCATTAGAAGCTAAAGTGAATAGACAGTATGAAAAACAAATTGAAGAGATCTTAGCTAAGGTTGTTGGTCAAGGTAAGGTTATCGCAAAAGTTACTGTTAATCTTGATTTTACTGAATCAATATCTACTAAAACTGAATTTGATTCAGAAAATAAAGCCGTTCTTTCTGAAGTTTCAAATAATCAAAAACTAAAGGGATCTAGACCTTCTCCACAGGGAATCCCTGGAGCTAGATCAAATCTTCCAGGTGAGCAACCTCAGCCAGGAATTCCAGAAACAAGTAATAATGTAGATAAATCATTAACGACTAGAAACTATAATGTACCTTCTAAAGTAACTAAGTCTAAAAATCCAACGGCAGGAATTAGAAAAGTAAGTGCTGCTGTAATGATTGATGGAAGAAGAGTTCAAGTAAAAGGTGCTGATGGAGTCATGTCGTCTCAGTATGAAAGATGGTCAGAGGCAGACTTAGCAAACTTCTCAGCAATTGTTTCATCTACTTTAGGAATTGATGCCAAAAGAGGTGATCAAATCGTTATTAAGAATATGGAGTTTGCGCAAGAGGACATGGCATCTATTGAAGCTCTAATGAGAGAAAAGGCCAATAGAGAGTTAATTAAGAATATTGTTAAATACTTAACAGTTGGTTTAGCGATTACATTATTCTTCTTCTTAGTTGTTAGACCTTTCATTCAGTGGATTACAGATAATACTGTTGAAACTGTTGAAGATTTCTTACCTAAGACTCTTGAAGAACTTGAAAAGGTGCAGGCAAATCAAAAGTTACCTGGACTTGAAGATGCATTACCGCAAATTGAAGAGAAGCTAAACCCTGAAAAGATTGAAGGGAATATGTTGAGAGAGAAAATTATTTCACTGGTTGAAGGTAACCCTGCCAAGGCAGCACAAGTTATTCACGAAATAATTCACTCTCAAGAATCAGATAAACAGATTGCTTAG
- a CDS encoding sigma-54 dependent transcriptional regulator — protein sequence METVKVELFGRDPKVTKAISVARNISVTKAPVLVVGETGVGKRALSRYIHANSTRANNTYLCVDCSNDAQTVENLILGYREEETGHFKKGVLEAANSGTVVFANIDCLEDDFQKRLHKILNELEDYDIDVRIIATTTKNLSKLVGSGRFYRGLYTFISSNAISLTPLRERVTDLEEIARHFVQEFSEAQVTVDTTAMDKILGHYWTHNVNELRTVLENAIENNSTGVLTEADLEIGEKKAVSMMSEDDSDGIRLMSLKEAEKLLIKKALIHTSENRTQAAKILGVSIRTLRNKINEYRSNGSAYFVNLR from the coding sequence ATGGAAACAGTAAAGGTAGAGCTTTTTGGAAGAGACCCAAAAGTTACAAAGGCAATTTCAGTTGCTAGAAACATTTCGGTCACTAAAGCTCCAGTGCTCGTTGTAGGTGAGACAGGTGTAGGTAAAAGAGCGCTTAGTCGTTATATTCATGCTAACTCTACAAGAGCAAATAATACGTACCTATGTGTCGATTGTTCAAATGATGCCCAAACAGTAGAAAATCTTATTCTTGGTTATAGAGAAGAAGAGACTGGTCACTTTAAAAAGGGTGTACTAGAGGCAGCTAATTCTGGAACAGTTGTATTTGCAAATATTGACTGTCTTGAAGATGATTTTCAAAAAAGACTTCACAAGATCTTAAATGAACTTGAAGACTATGATATTGACGTAAGAATCATTGCTACAACTACTAAGAATTTATCTAAGCTCGTTGGATCAGGAAGATTCTATAGAGGGCTTTATACATTCATTTCATCAAATGCTATCTCTTTAACTCCTCTTAGAGAAAGAGTTACAGATCTTGAAGAAATCGCAAGACACTTTGTTCAGGAATTTTCTGAAGCTCAAGTTACAGTTGATACTACAGCAATGGATAAAATTCTAGGTCACTACTGGACTCATAATGTTAATGAATTAAGAACAGTTTTAGAAAATGCTATTGAAAATAACTCAACAGGTGTTCTTACTGAAGCAGATCTTGAAATTGGTGAGAAGAAAGCTGTAAGTATGATGAGTGAAGATGATTCTGATGGAATCAGATTAATGTCACTAAAAGAAGCTGAAAAACTTTTAATTAAGAAAGCTCTTATTCATACAAGTGAAAATAGAACACAAGCTGCTAAGATTTTAGGAGTATCTATTAGAACTTTAAGAAATAAGATTAATGAATATAGAAGTAATGGTTCAGCATATTTTGTTAATTTAAGATAA
- the fliJ gene encoding flagellar export protein FliJ — protein MKGFKFKLNGLLKVREFKERTLKVELGEILKQINGAEEEILKLKKDIQETYEAQETFMADPSAGEMIKFFPKFIETKNSAIDNQENLIYALKKKFDSKQKELATARGEVKVIENLKEKKQTEYKKKLEKKHQENVDELVQIRRILKGNS, from the coding sequence ATGAAAGGGTTCAAATTTAAATTGAATGGATTACTAAAAGTTAGAGAGTTTAAAGAGAGAACTTTAAAGGTTGAACTTGGGGAGATTCTTAAGCAAATAAATGGGGCAGAAGAAGAAATTCTTAAATTAAAGAAAGATATTCAAGAAACTTACGAAGCACAGGAAACATTTATGGCAGACCCTTCAGCAGGAGAAATGATAAAGTTCTTTCCTAAGTTTATTGAAACTAAAAATTCAGCAATCGATAATCAAGAGAACCTAATATACGCATTGAAAAAGAAATTTGATTCCAAACAAAAAGAACTTGCCACTGCAAGAGGTGAGGTTAAGGTAATTGAGAATCTAAAAGAGAAGAAACAAACAGAATATAAAAAGAAACTAGAGAAGAAACATCAAGAAAATGTGGACGAGTTAGTTCAAATTAGACGTATTCTTAAGGGGAATAGCTAA
- a CDS encoding FliI/YscN family ATPase, translating into MTQKNPNELDLLSIHKAYEYSTPYQKVGKIHSSKGMLYEVNLSRAVIGSNVEFVTEYGEKCFGEVVAINGHKCMAMPYDEISGINSETKVYLKDLTTTIKLSQNMLGRVIDFQGNPIDGKGPIEDIEETRSIYGVALNPLDRPPISEPLDTGVHAINCFMTAGKGQRLAIMAGSGVGKSVTLGMIAQNSSADVNVIALIGERGREVLEFIESDLGPEGIKKSVIVVATSDTSPLIRMKAAYVSTTISEYFRDKNNDVLLMMDSITRFAMAQREISLSAGEPPGQKGYTPSVFAQLPKLMERAGTKSNSGTITGIYTVLVEGGDMDEPIADAVRAIADGHIILSRDLASRNQFPAIDVLQSLSRVMNKVTSNEHKIVASHLRDLLSAYKENEDLINVGAYARGSNPKVDKAMVIYDELMALLKQFQGMSDYLSIEELYDRMVELARTAENTINPPVEG; encoded by the coding sequence GTGACTCAGAAGAATCCTAACGAACTCGATTTATTATCTATTCATAAAGCCTATGAATACTCAACTCCTTACCAGAAGGTAGGGAAGATTCATTCTAGTAAAGGTATGCTCTATGAAGTTAATCTATCCAGAGCAGTTATAGGAAGTAATGTAGAATTTGTTACTGAATATGGTGAGAAATGCTTCGGAGAAGTCGTTGCAATCAATGGTCATAAGTGTATGGCCATGCCTTATGATGAGATATCAGGTATCAACTCAGAGACTAAAGTCTATTTAAAAGACTTAACAACAACAATCAAATTATCTCAAAATATGCTTGGAAGAGTTATTGATTTTCAAGGGAATCCTATTGACGGCAAAGGTCCGATTGAAGATATAGAAGAGACTCGTTCCATTTATGGTGTTGCCTTAAACCCTCTTGATAGACCACCAATAAGTGAGCCTCTAGATACAGGAGTTCATGCTATAAACTGTTTTATGACTGCTGGTAAAGGACAGAGATTGGCGATTATGGCCGGTTCAGGTGTTGGTAAGTCAGTAACACTGGGGATGATTGCTCAAAACTCCAGTGCTGATGTAAATGTTATTGCGCTAATTGGAGAACGGGGTAGAGAAGTCTTGGAATTTATCGAGTCTGATCTTGGACCTGAAGGTATCAAGAAGTCTGTCATCGTTGTCGCTACGTCTGATACTTCGCCTTTAATTAGAATGAAGGCTGCCTATGTATCAACAACGATATCCGAATACTTTAGAGATAAGAATAATGATGTATTATTGATGATGGACTCTATTACTCGTTTTGCGATGGCCCAAAGAGAAATATCACTATCAGCAGGTGAACCACCTGGTCAAAAAGGTTACACACCTTCTGTTTTTGCTCAACTACCAAAGTTGATGGAAAGGGCCGGTACTAAATCTAACTCTGGAACAATAACTGGTATCTATACAGTACTTGTTGAGGGGGGAGATATGGATGAGCCAATTGCTGATGCGGTTAGAGCGATTGCAGATGGACATATTATTCTTAGCCGAGACTTGGCTTCAAGAAACCAGTTTCCTGCCATTGATGTTCTTCAGTCTCTTTCAAGGGTCATGAATAAAGTTACATCAAACGAGCACAAAATCGTAGCATCACATTTAAGAGACCTATTATCAGCTTATAAAGAGAATGAAGACCTTATTAATGTTGGCGCCTATGCAAGAGGATCAAATCCTAAGGTAGATAAAGCTATGGTTATTTATGATGAACTCATGGCCTTACTCAAGCAATTTCAAGGAATGAGTGACTACCTTTCAATTGAAGAGTTATATGATCGTATGGTCGAGCTTGCACGTACAGCTGAAAATACTATTAACCCTCCGGTGGAAGGTTAA
- the fliE gene encoding flagellar hook-basal body complex protein FliE codes for MPVQNVGSMQSILNNYSAKDWTKSAELDAAKSINFNELSFDEVKGPHSKETFGEMLASSVSQVNGLQQEANVAIQKLVTGESKNLHETMLAVEKADIAFKTMNQIRTKVIDAYKEIMRMQV; via the coding sequence ATGCCAGTACAGAATGTAGGATCTATGCAAAGTATACTTAATAACTATAGTGCAAAAGATTGGACTAAGAGCGCTGAGCTCGATGCTGCAAAATCTATCAACTTTAATGAACTATCTTTTGATGAAGTCAAAGGACCTCATTCAAAGGAAACTTTTGGAGAGATGTTGGCAAGTTCAGTCTCTCAAGTGAATGGATTACAACAAGAAGCTAACGTTGCCATTCAAAAATTAGTAACAGGTGAGTCTAAGAATTTACATGAGACTATGTTAGCAGTAGAGAAGGCCGATATCGCCTTTAAGACAATGAACCAGATTAGAACAAAGGTTATTGATGCTTATAAAGAAATCATGAGAATGCAAGTTTAA